A genomic window from Streptomyces mirabilis includes:
- a CDS encoding pyridoxamine 5'-phosphate oxidase family protein translates to MSKPLPLSAAAEEFLAENALCTLTTLRPDGTPHVAPVRFTWDGEAGLARVMTTVHRRKSRNLLARAGGRAAVCQLVGPRWITLEGPATVSTDPPRVVEGMRRYAKRYWSQPPQPPGLAVIEIAVDRVMGLY, encoded by the coding sequence ATGTCCAAGCCCCTGCCCCTGTCCGCCGCGGCGGAGGAGTTCCTCGCCGAGAACGCCCTGTGCACCCTCACCACCCTTCGCCCGGACGGCACGCCGCACGTCGCGCCCGTACGGTTCACCTGGGACGGTGAGGCGGGCCTGGCCCGGGTGATGACCACGGTGCACCGCCGCAAGTCCCGCAACCTGTTAGCCAGGGCCGGTGGCCGGGCCGCCGTGTGCCAGCTGGTCGGCCCTCGCTGGATCACCCTGGAGGGCCCGGCCACCGTCTCCACCGACCCGCCCCGGGTGGTGGAGGGGATGCGCCGCTACGCCAAGCGGTACTGGTCCCAGCCGCCGCAGCCCCCGGGTCTCGCGGTCATCGAGATCGCGGTCGACCGCGTGATGGGCCTGTACTGA
- a CDS encoding FAD-dependent monooxygenase has protein sequence MDAFNADVIVAGAGPSGLMLAGELRLSGLSVIVLDRLEQPMQQSRALGFSARTIEEFGQRGLLEDFGPLETIPGGHFGGLPIDYRIVEGGNFGVRGVPQSRTEAIINKWAVGLGADVRRGHEVIGLTQDENGVQVEVAGPEGVETLRAAYVVGCDGARSTVRHLAGIDFPGVSATIEMKMADVAGVQLRLRPTGEVGEAGMVVVLPLGPGATRVVVFERGAGVRPTQEPPTFEEVAAAFQRVTGEDISGAKQLWTSYFTDASRHAAEYRKGRVFLAGDAAHIHLPIGAQGISAGVGDVVNLGWKLAAAVKGHAPEGLLDTYHSERHPVGARIVYNTLVQRTLYLGGPEAQPLRDLFAELVQIEDVRRHLVGLVTGLDITYGAVEGGHPLLGRRLPDQELLVGDEKTTTYELLHQGRPVLLDLHDNAALREAAGAWSDRVDVVTATRPDAAAPAADLLVRPDGYIAWVGADGSTDGLTDALAQWFGEPGTAA, from the coding sequence ATGGACGCCTTCAATGCCGATGTGATCGTTGCCGGAGCGGGGCCCTCGGGTCTCATGCTCGCGGGAGAACTGCGCCTCTCGGGTCTCTCGGTCATCGTGCTCGACCGGCTGGAACAGCCGATGCAGCAGTCCCGTGCGCTGGGATTCTCCGCCCGTACGATCGAGGAATTCGGCCAGCGCGGCCTTCTCGAGGATTTCGGTCCGCTGGAGACCATACCCGGCGGCCATTTCGGTGGACTCCCCATCGACTACCGCATTGTCGAGGGCGGAAATTTCGGTGTCCGCGGTGTTCCGCAGTCGCGCACCGAGGCCATCATCAACAAGTGGGCCGTGGGTCTGGGCGCCGACGTCCGCCGGGGCCACGAGGTCATCGGCCTGACGCAGGACGAGAACGGGGTCCAGGTCGAGGTAGCGGGCCCGGAGGGCGTCGAGACGCTGCGCGCCGCGTACGTCGTCGGCTGTGACGGCGCCCGCTCCACCGTCCGTCACCTGGCCGGGATCGACTTCCCCGGCGTCAGCGCCACCATCGAGATGAAGATGGCGGACGTCGCCGGAGTCCAGCTGCGGCTGCGCCCCACCGGTGAGGTCGGCGAGGCCGGCATGGTCGTGGTGCTGCCGCTCGGCCCGGGCGCCACCCGCGTGGTGGTCTTCGAGCGCGGCGCCGGTGTCCGCCCCACCCAGGAGCCGCCCACCTTCGAGGAGGTGGCCGCCGCCTTCCAGCGGGTGACCGGCGAGGACATCAGCGGTGCCAAGCAGCTGTGGACCAGCTACTTCACCGACGCCAGCCGGCACGCCGCCGAGTACCGCAAGGGCCGGGTCTTCCTCGCGGGCGACGCCGCCCACATCCACCTGCCGATCGGCGCCCAGGGCATCAGCGCGGGTGTCGGCGACGTGGTCAACCTCGGCTGGAAGCTCGCCGCCGCGGTCAAGGGGCACGCCCCGGAGGGCCTGCTCGACACCTACCACTCCGAGCGCCACCCGGTCGGCGCCCGCATCGTCTACAACACCCTGGTCCAGCGCACCCTCTACCTCGGCGGTCCCGAGGCCCAGCCGCTGCGCGACCTGTTCGCCGAACTGGTCCAGATCGAGGACGTACGACGTCACCTCGTCGGCCTGGTCACCGGCCTGGACATCACCTACGGCGCCGTCGAGGGCGGTCACCCGCTGCTCGGCCGCCGGCTGCCCGACCAGGAACTCCTGGTCGGCGACGAGAAGACCACCACGTACGAGCTGCTGCACCAGGGCCGCCCGGTCCTCCTCGACCTGCACGACAACGCGGCGCTGCGCGAGGCCGCGGGCGCCTGGTCCGACCGCGTCGACGTCGTCACCGCCACCCGGCCCGACGCCGCCGCCCCGGCCGCCGACCTCCTCGTACGCCCCGACGGCTACATCGCCTGGGTCGGCGCCGACGGTTCCACGGACGGCCTGACCGACGCGCTCGCCCAGTGGTTCGGCGAGCCCGGCACCGCCGCCTGA
- a CDS encoding NAD(P)/FAD-dependent oxidoreductase: MPTKAEEAKKADKAAEWTECDVAILGSGLAGSIMGAILARQGANVVLIDAGQHPRFAVGESQNPQLVEWLHILAVRYDVPEIKHMLDVKAVTEHIGPTHGRKQSFGFVTHRPNREPDPHEATMFVIPKMLTEAVHLFRQDTDSHYLNVAAKYGCTLRQNWFATDLDVDDDGVTITGRNGEVFRAKYLIDASGFRSPLAQKFDLRENPPRHKHHARSLFTHYVGIKPYDDVCNYPEALRPPAESPFHGGTLHHLIERGWFWIIPFDNYKDSKNPACSVGLTFDERLYPKPKDMTPDQEFNHYLDMYPAVKRQFEGAKRIREWVSTDRLQYSSKRTIGARWCLMSHAAGFIDPLYSRGLSNTFEVVDALAYRILDALRENDFTEERFEYVERLEQGLLEYNDKIVNSSYIAFSHFRLWNAVFRVWACFTTPATMRQIMARQNFQLDGDDRHFKEMEKAPYTGLWWPDSHAFKVLFDTTAETCERYEAGEIDGDKAADIVFEAIRDCESVNTPFGWKGPEDLRFFRATTPTMMKFMWWASTSGPKEMRDLGRSMLAGVVKQGVRGRKVS; encoded by the coding sequence TTGCCCACCAAGGCTGAGGAAGCGAAGAAGGCCGACAAGGCCGCCGAGTGGACCGAATGCGACGTAGCCATCCTGGGGTCGGGCCTCGCGGGCTCGATCATGGGAGCGATCCTGGCCCGTCAGGGCGCGAACGTGGTGCTCATCGACGCCGGTCAGCACCCCAGGTTCGCCGTCGGCGAGTCCCAGAACCCGCAGCTCGTCGAGTGGCTGCACATTCTGGCCGTGCGCTACGACGTGCCCGAGATCAAGCACATGCTGGACGTGAAGGCGGTCACCGAGCACATCGGCCCGACGCACGGCCGCAAGCAGAGCTTCGGCTTCGTCACGCACCGGCCGAACCGCGAGCCGGACCCGCACGAGGCGACGATGTTCGTCATCCCGAAGATGCTCACCGAGGCGGTGCACCTCTTCCGCCAGGACACGGACTCCCACTACCTGAACGTCGCCGCCAAGTACGGCTGCACGCTCCGCCAGAACTGGTTCGCCACCGACCTCGACGTCGACGACGACGGTGTCACCATCACCGGCAGGAACGGCGAGGTCTTCCGGGCCAAGTACCTGATCGACGCGAGCGGTTTCCGCTCCCCGCTCGCGCAGAAGTTCGACCTGCGCGAGAACCCGCCCCGGCACAAGCACCACGCGCGTTCGCTGTTCACGCACTACGTCGGCATCAAGCCGTACGACGACGTGTGCAACTACCCGGAGGCGCTGCGCCCGCCCGCCGAGTCGCCCTTCCACGGCGGCACCCTGCACCACCTCATCGAGCGGGGCTGGTTCTGGATCATCCCGTTCGACAACTACAAGGACTCCAAGAACCCGGCCTGCAGTGTCGGCCTGACCTTCGACGAGCGGTTGTACCCCAAGCCGAAGGACATGACGCCGGACCAGGAGTTCAACCACTACCTCGACATGTACCCGGCGGTGAAGCGGCAGTTCGAGGGCGCCAAGCGGATCCGCGAGTGGGTCTCCACCGACCGCCTCCAGTACTCCTCCAAGCGCACCATCGGCGCCCGCTGGTGCCTGATGTCGCACGCGGCCGGTTTCATCGACCCGCTGTACTCGCGCGGTCTGTCCAACACCTTCGAGGTCGTCGACGCCCTCGCCTACCGGATCCTGGACGCCCTGCGCGAGAACGATTTCACCGAGGAGCGCTTCGAGTACGTGGAGCGCCTGGAGCAGGGGCTCCTGGAGTACAACGACAAGATCGTCAACAGCTCGTACATCGCCTTCAGCCACTTCCGGCTGTGGAACGCGGTGTTCCGGGTGTGGGCGTGCTTCACCACGCCGGCCACCATGCGCCAGATCATGGCGCGCCAGAACTTCCAGCTCGACGGTGACGACCGGCACTTCAAGGAGATGGAGAAGGCGCCCTACACGGGCCTGTGGTGGCCGGACAGCCACGCCTTCAAGGTCCTTTTCGACACCACCGCAGAGACCTGCGAGCGGTACGAGGCGGGCGAGATCGACGGTGACAAGGCGGCGGACATCGTCTTCGAGGCGATCCGCGACTGCGAGTCCGTCAACACGCCCTTCGGCTGGAAGGGCCCCGAGGACCTCCGGTTCTTCCGGGCCACCACCCCCACGATGATGAAGTTCATGTGGTGGGCCAGCACCTCCGGACCCAAGGAGATGCGCGACCTCGGCCGCTCGATGCTGGCCGGCGTCGTCAAGCAGGGGGTGCGCGGCCGCAAGGTGTCCTGA